The following are encoded together in the Xanthomonas sacchari genome:
- a CDS encoding fused MFS/spermidine synthase — translation MSAAPGGGRWAALRRLLRQGADAPADLRPGQPYVRHGWRYTSLQFKGEVTQSRMYTWWPDVLQVGYTRSMLGALLLRPDPRRIGIVGLGGGSQAKFCYRHLPQARIEAIEADADVLALRAAFRIPDDDARFEAVHGDGARLLRQRRDRYDLLLLDAYDADGIPAALLSRGFYKDCHAALVPGGVLAVNLYDTDTRRHLTHLRALFGGRVLRLDEPQMDNHVVFAWTGALPALDAHAALARLPWSARWQLRTPFRRVQQALAGRTGSGAPR, via the coding sequence GTGAGTGCGGCGCCCGGCGGCGGCCGCTGGGCCGCGCTGCGCCGCCTGCTGCGGCAGGGAGCGGACGCGCCTGCCGACCTGCGTCCCGGACAACCCTACGTGCGTCATGGCTGGCGCTACACCAGCCTGCAGTTCAAGGGCGAAGTGACCCAGAGCCGCATGTACACCTGGTGGCCGGACGTGCTGCAGGTCGGCTACACCCGCAGCATGCTTGGCGCGCTGCTGCTGCGCCCGGATCCGCGGCGGATCGGCATCGTCGGCCTCGGCGGCGGTTCGCAGGCCAAGTTCTGCTATCGGCACCTGCCGCAGGCGCGGATCGAGGCGATCGAGGCCGATGCCGACGTGCTGGCCCTGCGCGCGGCGTTCCGCATTCCGGACGACGACGCGCGCTTCGAGGCCGTGCACGGCGACGGCGCGCGGTTGCTGCGGCAACGGCGCGACCGCTACGACCTGCTGCTGCTCGACGCCTACGACGCCGACGGCATCCCGGCCGCGCTGCTCAGCCGCGGCTTCTACAAGGACTGCCACGCGGCGCTGGTACCGGGTGGGGTGCTGGCGGTGAACCTGTACGATACCGACACCCGCCGCCATCTGACGCATCTGCGTGCGCTGTTCGGCGGCCGCGTGCTGCGCCTGGACGAGCCGCAGATGGACAACCACGTGGTGTTCGCCTGGACCGGCGCGCTGCCGGCTCTGGACGCGCACGCGGCCCTGGCACGCCTGCCGTGGTCGGCACGCTGGCAACTGCGCACGCCGTTCCGGCGCGTGCAGCAGGCGCTGGCGGGCAGGACGGGGTCGGGCGCGCCGCGCTAG
- a CDS encoding 5'-nucleotidase — protein sequence MSDNSPRLLTVAVTSRALFDLEEGHALFEREGVEAYSAYQREREDDVLTPGVAFPVVRKLLALNQGTPPETPPVEVILLSRNSADTGLRIFNSIQHYGLGIVRATFTSGEATWPYVKPFGTDLFLSANPESVRRALSHGIAAATILPKPPGEHAQEAAAAAGAIDADRLSTQLRIAFDGDAVIFGDEGERFSREQGVEAFGRYERENAREPLTGGPFRNFLSALHALQSAFPAGEASPIRTALVTARSAPAHERVIRTLREWGVRLDEALFLGGRHKGPFLQAFGADIFFDDSQHNIDSAARERVAAGHVPHGVANDIAKP from the coding sequence ATGTCCGACAACTCCCCCCGTCTGCTCACCGTCGCGGTCACCTCGCGCGCCTTGTTCGATCTGGAAGAGGGCCATGCCCTGTTCGAGCGGGAGGGGGTGGAGGCGTACAGCGCGTATCAGCGCGAGCGCGAGGACGATGTGCTGACGCCCGGGGTGGCGTTTCCGGTGGTGCGCAAGCTGCTGGCGCTGAACCAGGGCACGCCGCCGGAGACGCCGCCGGTGGAGGTGATCCTGCTCTCGCGCAATTCCGCCGACACCGGGCTGCGCATCTTCAATTCGATCCAGCACTACGGCCTGGGCATCGTGCGTGCCACCTTCACCTCCGGCGAGGCGACCTGGCCCTACGTCAAGCCGTTCGGCACCGACCTGTTCCTGTCGGCCAACCCGGAGTCGGTGCGGCGCGCGCTCAGCCATGGCATCGCCGCGGCGACCATCCTGCCCAAGCCGCCCGGCGAGCACGCGCAGGAAGCGGCCGCGGCGGCTGGCGCGATCGACGCCGACCGCCTGTCCACGCAGCTGCGCATCGCCTTCGACGGCGATGCGGTGATCTTCGGCGACGAGGGCGAGCGGTTCTCGCGCGAGCAGGGCGTGGAGGCGTTCGGTCGCTACGAACGCGAGAACGCGCGCGAGCCGCTGACCGGCGGGCCGTTCCGCAATTTCCTGTCGGCACTGCATGCGCTGCAGTCCGCGTTTCCGGCCGGCGAAGCCTCGCCGATCCGCACCGCGCTTGTCACCGCACGCTCGGCGCCGGCGCACGAGCGGGTGATCCGCACCCTGCGCGAATGGGGCGTGCGCCTGGACGAGGCGCTGTTCCTCGGCGGCCGCCACAAGGGCCCGTTCCTGCAGGCGTTCGGCGCTGACATCTTCTTCGACGATTCGCAGCACAACATCGACAGCGCTGCCCGCGAGCGCGTCGCCGCCGGGCATGTGCCGCACGGGGTCGCCAACGACATCGCCAAGCCGTGA
- a CDS encoding NAD kinase has translation MPSSPRICFLASVAPEAQHAREQLVTRYGDCEPADADVLCALGGDGFMLQTLHRHGSLGKPVFGMKLGTVGFLMNQFRDDDLVARLALAEPAKLRPLEMLAQTESGATTGSLAYNEVSLLRQTRQAAHVSIDLNGQTRVDELICDGVLVSTPAGSTAYNSSAHGPILPLGSHTLALTPIAPYRPRRWRGAILKADIEVRFRVLDPYKRPVSVTADSHETRDVVEVTIRESRDRLVTLLFDPEHNLEERILSEQFMV, from the coding sequence CTGCCGTCCTCGCCCCGCATCTGTTTCCTCGCCAGCGTCGCGCCGGAGGCGCAGCACGCGCGCGAACAGTTGGTGACACGCTACGGCGACTGCGAGCCGGCCGACGCCGACGTGCTGTGCGCGCTCGGCGGCGACGGCTTCATGCTGCAGACCCTGCATCGCCACGGCAGCCTGGGCAAGCCGGTGTTCGGCATGAAGCTGGGCACGGTCGGTTTCCTGATGAACCAGTTCCGCGACGACGACCTGGTCGCGCGCCTGGCGCTGGCCGAACCGGCCAAGCTGCGGCCGCTGGAAATGCTCGCGCAGACCGAATCCGGCGCCACCACCGGCTCGCTGGCCTACAACGAGGTTTCGCTGCTGCGGCAGACCCGCCAGGCCGCGCACGTGAGCATCGACCTCAACGGCCAGACCCGCGTGGACGAACTGATCTGCGACGGCGTGCTGGTGTCCACCCCGGCCGGCAGCACCGCCTACAACTCCTCCGCGCACGGACCGATCCTGCCGCTGGGCTCGCACACCCTGGCGCTGACCCCGATCGCCCCGTACCGGCCGCGGCGCTGGCGTGGCGCGATCCTCAAGGCCGACATCGAAGTGCGCTTCCGCGTGCTGGACCCGTACAAGCGCCCGGTCAGCGTCACCGCCGACTCGCACGAGACCCGCGACGTGGTCGAAGTCACCATCCGCGAATCCCGCGACCGCCTGGTCACCCTGCTGTTCGATCCGGAGCACAACCTGGAGGAGCGGATCTTGAGCGAGCAATTTATGGTGTAG
- a CDS encoding NAD-glutamate dehydrogenase domain-containing protein, translating into MKPKHAASRSKSSAATRTSATPSATKPAKAPAKTKAAAKPAAKPAAPRKAATPPKLAATVPATAKVIDAAPVASGFSLTPVFAALRKRYPAARQDEAQTFAEEFYKRMEEDEFPHHSAQEWAALAASMLEFARKRKPGTVNVRVFNPNLKDDGWESSHTVLQIVNDDMPFLVDSVSMALAELGIGVHVLGHPVLRMQRDKGGTLESVGEGKPESLMALEIDRQPPEDMAQVEAAIRRILGEVRNIVRDWSSMREKMLALADDLTTRRLPVDDKGRREAQEFLRWAAADHFTFFGYREYRVEKQGGEDVLAPLEDSGLGLLRGQDKSPARPVRTLAAHGLSESGTKEALILTKTNARSRVHRSGYMDYIGVLEFDAKGRIVAEQRFLGLFTSSAYNRRPWEIPLVRERFDSVMRKSELTPSSHSGKALRHILETLPREELFQSNEDELYRTAMGILGLQERVRSRLFLRRDKYGRFISALVYIPRERFNTDVRLRIEALLKDALHGEYIDSNVVLGESPLAQLHMIVRPKPGEALEFDTTELESRLAHLLRNWHDDLREALVASRGERDGLRLAAGYGRALPAGYIEESTAQIAARDVERLAALRGPEDLHLSLQALRRDGADSLRLKLYRQHDDLPLSDVLPMMENLGLRVISERPYRLVVDGTPLSIQDFEVEPLAGSIDVEAADAPLCEAFVRIWRGDAENDGFNRLIVGASLSWRQVAVLRGYCKYLLQTGVPFSQAYVEETCNRYPLLARLLVELFEARFDPATGSESKAQIAEGQAALAAQLRLLANGDEAALKALQPVIDARSGNREAQLEAVSAALLKLFDQVASLDEDRILRSFKGVIEATLRTSHYQRSADGGLGHCISFKLDSAKVPDLPKPRPYREIFVYGPRVEGVHLRFGAVARGGLRWSDRREDFRTEVLGLVKAQMVKNTVIVPVGAKGGFFCKRPPVGGDRDAVLAEGIACYKLFIQGLLDITDNIVGGKIVPPPQVVRHDQDDPYLVVAADKGTATFSDIANGLALDHGFWLGDAFASGGSVGYDHKGMGITARGAWESVKRHFRALGRDCQNEDFTCVGIGDMSGDVFGNGMLLSRHIRLLAAFDHRHIFLDPNPDAAASFAERERLFKLPRSSWADYDAKLISAGGGIYPRTLKSIEISAPVREALGLEPGVKQLSPNDLMNAILKAPVDLFWNGGIGTYVKAASETHGDVGDRANNGLRVNGGELRCKIVGEGGNLGLTQLGRIEAAQVGVLLNTDFIDNSAGVDTSDHEVNIKILLNDVVQAKKLTLEARNKLLASMTDEVAELVLWDNIRQNQALSLMERMSVKRLGSKQHFIRTLEAQGLLDRQIEYLPSDAEISARKARGQGLTRPELAVLLSYSKLVAFQQLLESDIPEDPYLSKELQRYFPQPLQKKYADAMERHRLKREIIATAVTNTTINRMGATFLMRMQEDTGRSIAEVAKAYTISRETLDARALWTQIDALDGKVPESVQIDALEVIWTLQRAFVRWLLFRPGPMPGITAAVERYYEPFNDIRVASGVLPDSQRPRYEALVQEWQDKGLPPALAQQLSELRFLEPAFDIIEMARTRKLKPVEVSKVHFRLGEALQLPWLFEQIDALEVNGRWHAVARGVLRDELAKHHSALAGQALSLPGGTAEAKVQHWLQRDDSSLRFTLSMLQELAAQKTLDYPTVSVAVQRLGQLAAHGV; encoded by the coding sequence ATGAAACCCAAACACGCCGCTTCCCGTTCCAAATCCTCGGCCGCCACCCGCACCTCCGCGACCCCGTCCGCCACCAAGCCGGCCAAGGCGCCTGCCAAGACCAAGGCGGCCGCCAAGCCTGCAGCCAAGCCCGCCGCCCCGCGCAAGGCCGCGACGCCGCCCAAGCTGGCCGCGACCGTTCCGGCCACGGCCAAGGTGATCGACGCGGCGCCGGTCGCTAGCGGTTTCAGCCTGACCCCGGTGTTCGCGGCGCTGCGCAAGCGCTATCCGGCCGCGCGCCAGGACGAGGCGCAGACGTTCGCCGAGGAGTTCTACAAGCGCATGGAGGAGGACGAGTTCCCCCACCACAGCGCGCAGGAGTGGGCGGCGCTGGCCGCGTCGATGCTGGAATTCGCGCGCAAGCGCAAGCCGGGCACGGTCAACGTGCGGGTGTTCAATCCGAACCTGAAGGACGACGGCTGGGAGTCGTCGCACACGGTGCTGCAGATCGTCAACGACGACATGCCGTTCCTGGTCGACTCGGTGAGCATGGCGCTGGCGGAACTGGGCATCGGCGTGCACGTGCTGGGCCACCCGGTGCTGCGCATGCAGCGCGACAAGGGCGGCACGCTGGAAAGCGTGGGCGAGGGCAAGCCGGAGTCGCTGATGGCGCTGGAGATCGACCGCCAGCCGCCGGAGGACATGGCGCAGGTGGAAGCGGCGATCCGACGCATCCTCGGCGAGGTGCGCAACATCGTGCGCGACTGGAGCAGCATGCGCGAGAAGATGCTGGCGCTGGCCGACGACCTGACCACGCGGCGCCTGCCGGTGGACGACAAGGGCCGGCGCGAGGCGCAGGAATTCCTGCGCTGGGCCGCGGCCGACCATTTCACCTTCTTCGGCTACCGCGAATATCGGGTGGAGAAGCAGGGCGGCGAAGACGTGCTGGCGCCGCTGGAGGACAGCGGCCTGGGCCTGCTGCGAGGGCAGGACAAGTCGCCGGCGCGGCCGGTGCGCACGCTGGCCGCGCATGGCCTCAGCGAGTCCGGCACCAAGGAAGCGCTGATCCTGACCAAGACCAACGCGCGCTCGCGGGTGCACCGCAGCGGCTACATGGACTACATCGGCGTGCTGGAGTTCGACGCCAAGGGCCGCATCGTCGCCGAGCAGCGCTTCCTCGGCCTGTTCACCTCCAGTGCCTACAACCGCCGCCCGTGGGAGATCCCGTTGGTGCGCGAGCGCTTCGACTCGGTCATGCGCAAGTCCGAGCTGACCCCGAGCAGCCACAGCGGCAAGGCGCTGCGCCACATCCTGGAGACGCTGCCGCGCGAGGAACTGTTCCAGTCCAACGAGGACGAGCTGTACCGCACCGCGATGGGCATCCTCGGCCTGCAGGAGCGGGTGCGCAGCCGCCTGTTCCTGCGCCGCGACAAGTACGGCCGCTTCATTTCCGCGCTGGTGTACATCCCGCGCGAGCGCTTCAACACCGACGTGCGCCTGCGCATCGAGGCCTTGCTGAAGGACGCGCTGCACGGCGAGTACATCGATTCCAACGTGGTGCTGGGCGAGTCGCCGCTGGCGCAGCTGCACATGATCGTGCGGCCCAAGCCCGGCGAGGCGCTGGAGTTCGACACCACCGAACTGGAATCGCGCCTGGCGCACCTGCTGCGCAACTGGCACGACGACCTGCGCGAGGCGCTGGTGGCCAGCCGCGGCGAGCGCGACGGCCTGCGCCTGGCCGCCGGCTATGGCCGCGCGCTGCCGGCCGGCTACATCGAGGAGTCGACCGCGCAGATCGCCGCGCGCGACGTCGAGCGCCTGGCCGCGCTGCGCGGTCCGGAAGACCTGCACCTGAGTCTGCAGGCCCTGCGCCGCGACGGCGCCGACAGCCTGCGCCTGAAGCTGTACCGCCAGCATGACGACCTGCCGCTGTCGGACGTGCTGCCGATGATGGAAAACCTGGGCCTGCGGGTGATCTCCGAGCGCCCGTACCGGTTGGTGGTGGATGGCACGCCGCTGTCGATCCAGGATTTCGAGGTCGAGCCGCTGGCCGGCAGCATCGACGTGGAGGCCGCCGACGCGCCGCTGTGCGAGGCCTTCGTGCGGATCTGGCGCGGCGATGCCGAGAACGACGGCTTCAACCGCCTGATCGTCGGCGCCAGCCTGAGCTGGCGCCAGGTCGCGGTGCTGCGCGGCTACTGCAAGTACCTGCTGCAGACCGGCGTGCCGTTCTCGCAGGCCTACGTGGAAGAAACCTGCAACCGCTATCCGCTGCTGGCGCGGCTGCTGGTGGAACTGTTCGAGGCGCGCTTCGACCCGGCCACCGGCAGCGAGAGCAAGGCGCAGATCGCCGAGGGCCAGGCCGCGCTGGCGGCGCAGCTGCGCCTGCTGGCCAACGGCGACGAAGCCGCGCTGAAGGCGCTGCAGCCGGTGATCGATGCGCGCAGCGGCAATCGCGAGGCGCAGCTGGAGGCGGTCTCGGCGGCGCTGCTGAAGCTGTTCGACCAGGTGGCGAGCCTGGACGAGGACCGCATCCTGCGCAGCTTCAAGGGCGTGATCGAGGCGACCCTGCGCACCAGCCACTACCAGCGCAGCGCCGACGGCGGGCTGGGCCACTGCATCAGCTTCAAGCTGGATTCGGCCAAAGTGCCGGACCTGCCCAAGCCGCGTCCGTACCGCGAGATCTTCGTGTATGGCCCGCGCGTGGAGGGCGTGCACCTGCGCTTCGGTGCGGTGGCGCGTGGCGGCCTGCGCTGGTCCGACCGGCGCGAGGACTTCCGTACCGAGGTGCTGGGCCTGGTCAAGGCGCAGATGGTCAAGAACACGGTGATCGTGCCGGTCGGCGCCAAGGGCGGCTTCTTCTGCAAGCGCCCGCCGGTCGGCGGCGACCGCGATGCGGTGCTGGCCGAGGGCATCGCCTGCTACAAGCTGTTCATCCAGGGCCTGCTGGACATCACCGACAACATCGTCGGCGGCAAGATCGTGCCGCCGCCGCAGGTGGTGCGCCACGACCAGGACGACCCGTACCTGGTGGTCGCCGCCGACAAGGGCACGGCCACCTTCTCCGACATCGCCAACGGCCTGGCGCTGGACCACGGCTTCTGGCTGGGCGATGCGTTCGCCTCCGGCGGCTCGGTCGGCTACGACCACAAGGGCATGGGCATCACCGCGCGTGGCGCCTGGGAGTCGGTCAAGCGCCATTTCCGCGCGCTGGGCCGCGACTGCCAGAACGAGGACTTCACCTGCGTGGGTATCGGCGACATGTCCGGCGACGTGTTCGGCAACGGCATGCTGCTGTCGCGCCATATCCGCCTGCTGGCCGCGTTCGACCACCGCCACATCTTCCTGGACCCGAACCCGGACGCGGCGGCGTCCTTCGCCGAGCGCGAGCGCCTGTTCAAGCTGCCGCGCTCCAGCTGGGCCGACTACGACGCCAAGCTGATCAGCGCTGGCGGCGGCATCTATCCGCGCACGCTCAAGTCGATCGAGATCAGCGCGCCGGTGCGCGAGGCGCTGGGCCTGGAGCCGGGCGTCAAGCAGCTCTCGCCGAACGACCTGATGAACGCCATCCTCAAGGCGCCGGTGGACCTGTTCTGGAACGGCGGCATCGGCACCTACGTCAAGGCCGCCAGCGAAACCCACGGCGACGTCGGCGACCGCGCCAACAACGGCCTGCGCGTCAACGGCGGCGAACTGCGCTGCAAGATCGTGGGCGAGGGCGGCAACCTCGGCCTGACCCAACTCGGCCGCATCGAGGCCGCGCAGGTCGGCGTGCTGCTCAACACCGACTTCATCGACAACTCGGCCGGCGTGGACACCTCCGACCACGAGGTCAACATCAAGATCCTGCTCAACGACGTGGTGCAGGCCAAGAAGCTGACCCTGGAGGCGCGCAACAAGCTGCTGGCGTCGATGACCGACGAGGTCGCCGAGCTGGTGCTGTGGGACAACATCCGCCAGAACCAGGCGCTGAGCCTGATGGAGCGGATGAGCGTCAAGCGCCTGGGCTCCAAGCAGCACTTCATCCGCACCCTGGAAGCGCAGGGCCTGCTCGACCGGCAGATCGAATACCTGCCCTCGGACGCGGAGATCTCCGCGCGCAAGGCGCGTGGCCAGGGCCTGACCCGGCCGGAACTGGCGGTGCTGCTGTCCTACTCCAAGCTGGTGGCGTTCCAGCAGTTGCTGGAATCGGACATCCCCGAGGACCCCTACCTGTCCAAGGAACTGCAGCGCTACTTCCCGCAGCCGCTGCAGAAGAAGTACGCCGACGCGATGGAGCGGCACCGCCTCAAGCGCGAGATCATCGCCACCGCGGTGACCAACACCACCATCAACCGCATGGGCGCCACCTTCCTGATGCGCATGCAGGAAGACACCGGCCGCAGCATCGCCGAGGTCGCCAAGGCCTACACCATCAGCCGCGAGACGCTGGATGCGCGCGCGCTGTGGACCCAGATCGACGCGCTGGACGGCAAGGTGCCCGAGTCGGTGCAGATCGACGCGCTGGAAGTGATCTGGACGCTGCAGCGCGCCTTCGTGCGCTGGCTGTTGTTCCGTCCGGGCCCGATGCCGGGCATCACCGCGGCGGTGGAGCGCTACTACGAGCCGTTCAACGACATCCGCGTCGCCTCCGGCGTGCTGCCCGATTCGCAGCGTCCGCGCTACGAGGCCCTGGTGCAGGAGTGGCAGGACAAGGGCCTGCCGCCGGCACTGGCGCAGCAGCTGTCGGAACTGCGCTTCCTGGAGCCGGCGTTCGACATCATCGAAATGGCGCGCACCCGTAAGCTCAAGCCGGTGGAAGTGTCCAAGGTGCACTTCCGCCTGGGCGAGGCGCTGCAGTTGCCGTGGCTGTTCGAGCAGATCGACGCGCTGGAGGTCAACGGCCGCTGGCATGCGGTGGCCCGCGGCGTGCTGCGCGACGAACTGGCCAAGCACCACAGCGCGCTGGCCGGCCAGGCGCTGAGCCTGCCGGGCGGCACCGCCGAGGCCAAGGTGCAGCACTGGCTGCAGCGCGACGACAGCAGCCTGCGTTTCACCCTGAGCATGCTGCAGGAGCTGGCCGCGCAGAAGACCCTGGACTACCCGACGGTGTCGGTGGCGGTGCAGCGGTTGGGCCAGTTGGCGGCGCACGGCGTCTGA
- a CDS encoding TetR/AcrR family transcriptional regulator has translation MNTPLASAAQRQARDQRVYAAVRELLAEEGMGLSMEAVAARAGCSKQTLYSRYRSKQGLLRRAMQDHLDLATAHLEPVQDDLRGSLLRFACEYLEQLSEPRVLQSCQLIAAESRHFPDEARAMFRDSAGALMQRLGECLRGAMARDQLRHDDPHFMAELLLSMIVGMDFERQRFHSAHRGDAAAQRAWAEFAVDGFLRAFAATPSLPSTKPDRSTTR, from the coding sequence ATGAACACCCCCCTCGCCTCTGCCGCACAGCGCCAAGCGCGCGACCAGCGCGTGTACGCCGCCGTGCGCGAGCTGCTGGCCGAGGAAGGCATGGGCCTGAGCATGGAGGCGGTGGCCGCACGCGCCGGCTGCTCCAAGCAGACCCTGTACAGCCGCTACCGCAGCAAGCAGGGCCTGCTGCGGCGGGCGATGCAGGATCACCTGGACCTGGCCACCGCGCACCTGGAGCCGGTGCAGGACGACCTGCGCGGCAGCCTGCTGCGCTTCGCCTGCGAATACCTGGAGCAGTTGTCGGAACCGCGAGTGCTGCAGAGTTGCCAGCTGATCGCCGCCGAGTCGCGGCACTTCCCCGACGAAGCGCGCGCCATGTTCCGCGACAGCGCCGGTGCGCTGATGCAGCGCCTGGGCGAATGCCTGCGCGGCGCCATGGCCCGCGACCAGCTCCGGCATGACGATCCGCACTTCATGGCCGAACTGCTGTTGAGCATGATCGTCGGCATGGATTTCGAGCGTCAGCGCTTCCACAGCGCGCATCGCGGCGACGCCGCCGCACAGCGCGCCTGGGCCGAGTTCGCCGTGGACGGCTTTTTGCGCGCGTTCGCCGCCACCCCTTCCCTTCCTTCTACAAAACCAGACCGGAGTACCACCCGATGA
- a CDS encoding efflux RND transporter periplasmic adaptor subunit, with amino-acid sequence MTSPLRSLALACAVVVVLASCKKQEQQQAMPPPEVGVLQAQPQTVPLQRDLVGRLSAFRSADVRARVAGVLEKRLYTEGTDVKEGQPLFQIDPAPLRATLASAQGQLAAAEATYANAKAAAARARSLAPQAYVSKSDLDNAEATERSSAASVQQARAAVETARINLGYATVTAPIAGRAGKQQVTEGALVGQGDSTLLTTIDQLDPLYVNFSMSADELAQLRQAQTEGNVALNAEDKSTVQIKLGDGSTYAHAGTLDFSGAAVDPSTGSVTLRALLPNPDRVLLPGAFVSFAANLGERKDVYLIPQAAVLRDAKGPYAMVVGKDGKVVRKDLTTAGQQGDKWIVSGGLQSGDQVVVSGLPKVKEGAPAVAKPWDPNAAAQGQGPGAGAAPGQGAQGAAAPAKGAAPAQGAAHGDTPDAASHSDQPKQ; translated from the coding sequence ATGACCTCCCCGTTGCGTTCTCTCGCCCTGGCCTGCGCCGTCGTGGTGGTGTTGGCGTCCTGCAAGAAACAGGAGCAGCAGCAGGCCATGCCGCCGCCGGAAGTGGGCGTGCTGCAGGCACAGCCGCAGACCGTCCCGCTGCAGCGCGACCTGGTCGGCCGCCTGTCCGCGTTCCGCAGCGCCGATGTGCGCGCCCGCGTGGCCGGCGTGCTGGAAAAGCGCCTGTACACCGAAGGCACCGACGTCAAGGAAGGCCAGCCGCTGTTCCAGATCGACCCGGCGCCGCTGCGGGCGACCCTGGCCTCGGCACAGGGCCAGCTGGCCGCGGCCGAAGCCACCTACGCCAATGCCAAGGCCGCCGCCGCCCGCGCGCGCAGCCTGGCGCCGCAGGCCTACGTGTCCAAGTCCGACCTGGACAACGCCGAGGCCACCGAGCGCAGCTCCGCCGCCTCGGTGCAGCAGGCCCGTGCGGCGGTCGAAACCGCGCGCATCAACCTCGGCTACGCCACCGTCACCGCGCCCATCGCCGGCCGCGCCGGCAAGCAGCAGGTCACCGAGGGCGCGCTGGTCGGCCAGGGCGACAGCACCCTGCTGACCACCATCGACCAGCTCGACCCGCTGTACGTCAACTTCTCGATGAGCGCCGACGAACTGGCGCAGCTGCGCCAGGCGCAGACCGAGGGCAACGTCGCCCTCAACGCCGAGGACAAGTCCACCGTGCAGATCAAGCTCGGCGACGGCAGCACCTATGCGCATGCCGGCACCCTGGACTTCTCCGGCGCCGCGGTCGACCCGAGCACCGGCTCGGTGACGCTGCGCGCGTTGCTGCCGAACCCGGACCGGGTGCTGCTGCCGGGCGCCTTCGTCAGCTTTGCGGCCAATCTGGGCGAGCGCAAGGACGTGTACCTGATCCCGCAGGCGGCCGTGCTGCGCGACGCCAAGGGCCCCTACGCCATGGTGGTGGGCAAGGACGGCAAGGTGGTGCGCAAGGACCTGACCACGGCCGGCCAGCAGGGCGACAAGTGGATCGTCAGCGGCGGCCTGCAGAGCGGCGACCAGGTCGTGGTCAGCGGCCTGCCCAAGGTCAAGGAAGGCGCACCGGCCGTGGCCAAGCCGTGGGACCCGAACGCCGCCGCCCAGGGCCAGGGCCCGGGTGCCGGCGCGGCTCCCGGCCAGGGCGCGCAAGGCGCCGCGGCGCCGGCCAAGGGCGCCGCCCCGGCGCAGGGCGCAGCGCACGGCGACACGCCGGACGCCGCCTCGCATTCCGACCAGCCGAAGCAGTAA